CGCTCGTGCCCGGTTCGACGCCGGGCACGGGTACGACCGGGCGGCCGGGCGCCACGCTCCGTCCACCGCGCCACCCGGGACACGGGTTTCCTCACGGAAGGTCAAGCCGTGGGACGGAGGACCGCCGCGTCCGATGTGGACGCGACCGGTGCGGCGCAGCGGTGCGGCGACGTCCATGTCCGATCACGGAGGCACCACCCAGAGCGGCACCACCCAGAGCGGCACCACCCGGAGCGGCACCACCACCCACCTCGGCCGGGCAGCGCTGCTGACCGCCGCCACGGCCTGCCTGTTCGGCCTCGGCGGCGGTGTCGCGGCGGCCCAGGACAGCCTGGACTGGGACGCCGTGGCGCGCTGCGAGTCCGGCGGGAACTGGTCGATCAACACCGGCAACGGTTACTACGGCGGCCTTCAGTTCACCCCGGGCACGTGGGCGGCCAACGGTGGCACCGGTATGCCGCAAGACGCCACACGTGAAGAGCAGATCAGGGTGGCGGAGAACGTCCTCCGCACCCAGGGCGCCGGCGCGTGGCCGTCGTGCGCGGGCCGCCGCGGCGCCCCCGTGCGCTCCACCCCGCCCAGCACCCGCACCGCGGTCCGCACCGCGCCGGTGGAACCCGTCGTACCCGCACGTCCACCGTCGACCGACAACCCGGCCGGCGACTACACGATCCAGGAGGGCGACACCCTCGCCTCGATCGCGCAACACGCCGGGATCGAGGGCGGTTGGGAGGCCCTGGTCGCCATGAACCCGGGCCACCTGACCAACCCGGACCTGATCATCCCGGGCCACCGCATCGTCACCAAGTCCGCGTCCGACGAGCCCCGCAACCTCCGGATCCGCTGACGCCCCCTCACGCCGGCCGCCCGGGCGACCCCGGGCGGTCCGGCATGAGCGCGTAACGGCCGGGACTGGTGCCCACCAGGCGTTTGAAGTGCCGGCTGAGGTGCGACTGGTCGTAGAAACCCGCTCTGGCGGCCACCTCCGCCGGCGGCAGGCCGGACAAC
This DNA window, taken from Saccharothrix variisporea, encodes the following:
- a CDS encoding transglycosylase family protein, which encodes MSDHGGTTQSGTTQSGTTRSGTTTHLGRAALLTAATACLFGLGGGVAAAQDSLDWDAVARCESGGNWSINTGNGYYGGLQFTPGTWAANGGTGMPQDATREEQIRVAENVLRTQGAGAWPSCAGRRGAPVRSTPPSTRTAVRTAPVEPVVPARPPSTDNPAGDYTIQEGDTLASIAQHAGIEGGWEALVAMNPGHLTNPDLIIPGHRIVTKSASDEPRNLRIR